The sequence CAAGTCCACCAAGAGTTGTAAAGAGAAGAGTAATAAGCACAAGCATAATAACTGCAATTATCCACGGGTTATCACCAGAAAGTTCAGCACCTTTTTTTATAAAACTTTCTGCAACACCTGTCTTTTGAAGAATAACACTTAGCATGCTACCGAACATTGCAACGGTATAAGCATTATAGAGTTTTAGAGAACCTTGCCCAATAACATATTGAATTATATCAGGAATTTTTACACCTCCAATTAGAGCAATTAGAAACGCCATTATAGGGAGAGCAATTAATGCCGGAATCTTTCGTAAAAACATTGATATTGCCATCACAAGGAAGACAACAAAGAAAAGAATAAGCTGCAAAATTTCCATAATTGAATTATTACTTTAGATGAGTATAAAAACCTGGACAAAATTAGCAACTTTTAATAATAAATGAAAATGGAAATTAAGTTTGGAAAGTCTCGTTTATTGTTTGATGCCAACTTGATGGATAGAAAAAACCATTCAGCAATTAATAAATGCAACAACTAAGCAACAGTCGAAAATCCTCTCCTCTTATCAATGGTACTGGTAACTTTATTATAAATAACCAATGCAATGGCGGCTGTTACACCAATTGCAGCAAAATAAAACCAAATGTAGTAAGAATGATCATAAGCTGTCTTTAATTGTTCAGGAGAAAGAGTATTGGGGTCTGGTGCATAAGCGGTTAATAAATATCCGGAAATTCCAAAGCCAAGAATTGATGAAAAGAACGAATGAAGATGGCTGAAACCTAAGTATAATCCTTCCTCTCCTTTTGGAGCCTGAAGAGAAAAGAATTCCAAGTAACGCGGTGAAATAAAGCATTCCGCTAATCCCTGGAAAACTATTCCTATAATCATCATTATTGTAATTGGATGTGCAGTGAATATTCCAAACACGGAAACCTGCGTACCTGCAACCGATTCCAATAAATAACTGGAAGCCATCATCAATGCAGAAAAGGGCATTAAGAACATTCCCACCGTCATAGAAGTAATTGCTTTTACCTTGCTCATCAATGAAGTAATAAGCACAACTGTTGTCATCACAATAAACGGATTAACATTTGCTATCCATTCCGGGGAGGCATGCTCTCCGATTGTTCTTAAAACATATTTTGGCATTGTTGCGTAAAGCTGGTATTGAATAATCCAGAACCCGGTTATAATTAGAATTAATGTTAACAACCTTCCATTTTTTAATACGCGAACGAATCCATCTAACACTTGCTTTATTGATTTACCCTCGCCATGAATATCAACATTCTTATAAAAAATTACCACTACAATCAAAGCGATGAAGGTCATACATGCAGAATAAAAATTAATTGATTCAATGCCCCATTCCAATCGTAACGGATAAGCAAAAGTTTTTCCAAGAAATGACCCCACGTTTACCATACCGTAAAAGATAGAATAACCACGCGCACGGTTTTGTTCTGAAGTTGTTTTGGCAACAGTACCGGTAATTATGGATTTAATAAACGAACCACCAAACATTAGAATTACTAATGCAGGTAAAACTGTTGGTTTATAGGGAAGTGCACCTAAAGTAAAATAACCAATGGTTAACAGAGAGAATGCAAGTATAATTGCTTTTCTAAATCCAATCTTATCAGCAAATGCACCTGTGAACATCGGAAGAAAATATAACCCGGCTGAAAAAACTCCGCCAATCCAAGCAGCCCAAATATCATTATAACCAACTATGCGCGTAAGGTATAATGTAATTGCTAT is a genomic window of Ignavibacteriales bacterium containing:
- a CDS encoding MFS transporter — translated: MQKEYKLSWKFPRAFWTSNIVELFERSAYYAVFIAITLYLTRIVGYNDIWAAWIGGVFSAGLYFLPMFTGAFADKIGFRKAIILAFSLLTIGYFTLGALPYKPTVLPALVILMFGGSFIKSIITGTVAKTTSEQNRARGYSIFYGMVNVGSFLGKTFAYPLRLEWGIESINFYSACMTFIALIVVVIFYKNVDIHGEGKSIKQVLDGFVRVLKNGRLLTLILIITGFWIIQYQLYATMPKYVLRTIGEHASPEWIANVNPFIVMTTVVLITSLMSKVKAITSMTVGMFLMPFSALMMASSYLLESVAGTQVSVFGIFTAHPITIMMIIGIVFQGLAECFISPRYLEFFSLQAPKGEEGLYLGFSHLHSFFSSILGFGISGYLLTAYAPDPNTLSPEQLKTAYDHSYYIWFYFAAIGVTAAIALVIYNKVTSTIDKRRGFSTVA